One window of Triticum dicoccoides isolate Atlit2015 ecotype Zavitan chromosome 5A, WEW_v2.0, whole genome shotgun sequence genomic DNA carries:
- the LOC119297146 gene encoding carotenoid 9,10(9',10')-cleavage dioxygenase-like → MGSTARPGNRATAGLANGSRPVGCSYRHCCRAVPPSSKLPSPSQRRLQYKPTQQEISAPPATMGEVVVPAPRPRKGVASWALDMLERLVVRLGHDKKAEPNPWLSGNFAPVLHETPPTAGLPVRGHLPVSGPFLRVGANPKFDPVAGYHWFDGDGMIHALHIKDGKPTYVSRYVKTSRFKQEEYFGGAKFMKVGDLKGLFGLFMVLTQELRKKLKVLDATYGIGPANTSFIYHHGKLMALSESDKPYVVKILEDGDLQTLGLLDYDQRLKHPFTAHPKVDPFTDEMFTFGYSHEPPYCTYRVITKDGVMLDPVPITIPESIMMHDFAITANYSIFMDLPMFFRPKEMVKNDEFIYKFDPAKKARFGILQRYEKDEKNIKWFELPNCFIFHNANAWEEGNEVILITCRHKNVDLDQVNGNQRDKLEDRGNKLYEMRFNMKTGAASQKQLSVSAIDFPRINESYTGRKQRYIYCMILESTVKVTGILKMTSIIKFDLHAKPERSKEHLEVGGNVTGIYDLAPGTFCSEAVFVPKEHGVSGEGGDGYLIFFVYDENTGKSEVNVIEAKTMSADPVAVVELPSRVPYGFHAFFVNEEQLGHQVEW, encoded by the exons ATGGGTTCCACGGCGCGGCCGGGCAACCGTGCCACCGCTGGCTTGGCTAATGGAAGCCGGCCGGTGGGCTGTAGCTATCGCCATTGCTGCCGTGCCGTCCCTCCCTCTTCTAAGCTCCCAAGTCCGAGCCAACGCCGCCTCCAATACAAGCCCACCCAGCAGGAAATCTCAGCCCCACCAGCCACAATGGGAGAAGTGGTGGTGCCGGCGCCGAGGCCGCGCAAGGGGGTGGCGTCCTGGGCGCTGGACATGCTCGAGCGGCTCGTGGTCCGCCTCGGCCACGACAAGAAGGCCGAGCCGAACCCCTGGCTCTCCGGCAACTTCGCCCCGGTGCTCCACGAGACCCCTCCCACAGCCGGCCTCCCCGTCCGCGGACACCTCCCGGTCAGCG GTCCTTTTCTTAGGGTCGGGGCTAATCCAAAGTTTGACCCGGTTGCAGGGTACCATTG GTTTGATGGGGATGG AATGATCCATGCATTGCACATTAAAGATGGGAAGCCTACATATGTATCAAGATACGTGAAGACTTCTCGCTTCAAGCAAGAAGAGTATTTTGGTGGAGCAAAGTTTATGAAG GTTGGAGATCTAAAGGGCCTTTTTGGATTGTTTATGGTCTTAACGCAAGAACTTAGGAAGAAACTTAAAGTCTTGGATGCTACTTATGGAATTGGACCAG CTAATACTTCATTTATATATCATCATGGCAAACTCATGGCCCTCTCAGAATCAGATAAACCTT ATGTTGTTAAGATCCTTGAAGATGGAGACCTGCAAACTCTTGGGTTGTTGGATTATGACCAAAGGTTGAAACATCCTTTCACCGCTCATCCAAAGGTTGATCCATTTACAG ATGAAATGTTCACCTTTGGGTACTCGCATGAACCGCCTTATTGTACATATCGAGTCATCACCAAGGATGGAGTTATGCTTGATCCAGTGCCAATAACAATACCAGAATCTATAATGATGCATGACTTTGCCATTACAGCAAACTATTCCATATTTATGGACTTGCCAATGTTTTTTCGACCAAAG GAAATGGTGAAGAATGATGAATTTATCTACAAGTTTGATCCTGCAAAGAAAGCTCGTTTTGGTATACTACAACGCTATGAGAAGGACGAGAAAAACATCAAATGGTTTGAACTCCCCAATTGCTTCATATTCCACAATG CCAATGCGTGGGAAGAAGGCAACGAAGTTATTCTGATTACCTGCCGTCACAAAAACGTAGATTTGGACCAGGTCAATGGTAATCAACGCGACAAGCTTGAGGACCGCGGGAATAAGTTGTAT GAGATGAGATTCAACATGAAAACTGGTGCTGCTTCGCAAAAGCAACTGTCTGTCTCTGCCATTGACTTTCCTCGAATCAATGAGAGTTATACTGGCAG AAAGCAGCGGTACATCTACTGCATGATACTTGAGAGCACAGTCAAGGTGACTGGCATCTTAAAAATGACCAGCATCATAAAATTTGATCTACATGCCAAGCCAGAGAGAAGCAAGGAGCATCTAGAAGTTGGGGGAAATGTGACGGGCATATATGACCTGGCACCCGGTACATTTTGTTCAGAGGCAGTCTTTGTGCCCAAGGAGCACGGTGTTTCCGGTGAAGGAGGCGATGGGTACTTGATATTCTTTGTTTACGATGAAAACACAGG GAAATCTGAAGTAAATGTTATTGAGGCCAAGACGATGTCTGCTGATCCAGTGGCAGTTGTTGAGCTGCCAAGCCGGGTACCTTACGGATTCCACGCCTTCTTTGTCAATgag GAACAACTAGGACATCAAGTAGAGTGGTGA